Below is a genomic region from Echinicola rosea.
CAAGTGATGGAACTTTTGGTGCTCACACCTGCCCGCTCCCGCACCAGGTTATAGTAGGTCAATGCCTCGGCAGGATCCGTTTCCAGCATTGCCTCCGCATAGATCAAATAAACATCTGAAAGCCGTAAAATATAAGTATTGATTTCTGTGCCTTGCTGCACGACTTTTCCGTCATTGTCCTCAGGTCTGCCCACCACGTATTTTTTTACCCAAGCCCGGGTGCCATAAGGCTGACCGGCATCTTCGCTGGGTGCAGGCACACGCAGCTCCTGAGCAGCACCTCCGGCAGGTACTTGGGTGATATAATCGTAATGGTCTCCGGGAAACATAAACGTGGCTTTCCTTCTTTCATCAAACACCCAATCATCATACAGGTCAAGCACCCACTTGGAGCCACCAATATCACCTCCCCAGCCGTCAGAAAAGCCTGTAATCTCAGACCCAAAGGCCAGAAAAGCCTGTACGGAATTCTGTGCACCCCAAGCATTGAGGTTACCTGCATTATACGTCCACTGAAGGGCTGCCAAGGTCTCTTGGTTATTGTTATTGGCCGTCTTGAACAAGTCCTCATAGTCTTCCATTAGGCTTGCCCCGCTATTGTCGATGACCCGCTTGGCAAAGTAGGCCGCGCTGTCCAGATCATCTTGGTCACGGGTTCCTGAAATCCCTGCTCTGGTCAGGTACATTTTTGCGAGCATGCCTTCAGCACTCCACTTGTTCAGCCTTCCCTCCTGCACGGAACTCTCGGGAAGGTTATCCACTGCATAGCGGAAATCCTTGATGATAAATTGCCAAACGGATTCCACGGTATTTCTCGCAATGGTCGTATCCTGCAGCAGGGTCGTGTTATTGGTAATGATCGGCACAGGCCCCCAGTTTTGGACCAAGTAGTAGTATGCCAATCCGCGCATAAACCTTCCTTCTGCGATTCCGTGTCGCTTGATCCGGTCGGAAACTGCCTCTCCGGAATATTGGACGACGTTATTGATTAGGGTATTGGATTGGCCCACGACATTGTAAAATGACCGCCAGGAGGCTCCATTTTCTGGGGTTTCCCCGGTGGTATTAAACCGCACATTCTCCAATTGATAGGATCCTGAAGTCAGGATCCCCCCTCTGGCATCACCAATACCGTGGGAAGCCTTGTCATTATAGGAAAACCACACGATATTATAAAGTGGTGCGGTACCTGCCAGTACCTGTTCATCATTTTGGTAGAAGTTGGCATCCACGATCGCATCCAATGGCGGCCTGTCCAAAAACTCTTCTCCACAGCCCCACAAGCTAGCGGCAAGTACCAGTCCCCCCACGAGCATCTTGGCTTTTTGAATATATTTTTTCATGACTGTTTTCATTTTTAAATTTAGAAATCAATGCCCAAGCTGAAATTGTACATTCTAGTGGAC
It encodes:
- a CDS encoding RagB/SusD family nutrient uptake outer membrane protein, translating into MKKYIQKAKMLVGGLVLAASLWGCGEEFLDRPPLDAIVDANFYQNDEQVLAGTAPLYNIVWFSYNDKASHGIGDARGGILTSGSYQLENVRFNTTGETPENGASWRSFYNVVGQSNTLINNVVQYSGEAVSDRIKRHGIAEGRFMRGLAYYYLVQNWGPVPIITNNTTLLQDTTIARNTVESVWQFIIKDFRYAVDNLPESSVQEGRLNKWSAEGMLAKMYLTRAGISGTRDQDDLDSAAYFAKRVIDNSGASLMEDYEDLFKTANNNNQETLAALQWTYNAGNLNAWGAQNSVQAFLAFGSEITGFSDGWGGDIGGSKWVLDLYDDWVFDERRKATFMFPGDHYDYITQVPAGGAAQELRVPAPSEDAGQPYGTRAWVKKYVVGRPEDNDGKVVQQGTEINTYILRLSDVYLIYAEAMLETDPAEALTYYNLVRERAGVSTKSSITWEDIFNERILEFAMEGQAWYEFTRLHYYDPQRTYDLLSNQDRGTFRIYPDQIPDPRMWEVEIPEDDTSPRFFDVNSSNFHLPIPSVELSKAPNLRKPPVPYDFNVAE